The following proteins are co-located in the Frankiales bacterium genome:
- a CDS encoding transketolase, which produces MTSDAVDTAAPAPFDPASWTDLDRRAVDTIRVLAADAVQKVGNGHPGTAMSLAPAAYLLFQRYLRHDPADAGWLGRDRFVLSCGHSSLTLYIQLFLSGYGLELADLESFRTWGSLTPGHPELHHTVGVETTTGPLGQGLATAVGMAMGQRYERGLLDPDAAPGTSPFDHHVWVIASDGDLEEGVTSEASSLAGTQRLGNLTVVWDDNRISIEDDTAVAFSEDAVARYAAYGWHVQTVEMGEDGTVDVPALAAALDAARAETERPSFIRLRTVIGWPAPTLRNTFKAHGSALGVDEVRAVKEILGFDPDASFVVEDDVLAHARQVRERGAARRAAWDERYEAWRAGAPERAALLDRLVSGALPDDLQLPEFPAGKDVATRKASGEVIQAIAAALPEFLGGSADLAESNNTTIEGAPSFLPPGTEVSPTSPFGKSQSPYGRVLHFGIREHAMGSALSGLALSGLLRPFGGTFLVFSDYMRGAVRLASLMGVGVTYVWTHDSIGLGEDGPTHQPVEHLWALRAIPGLSVVRPGDANETSVVWGEILRRRTTTGLALTRQNLPTLDRTELAPADGAARGGYVLAEASGGTPSVLLLATGSEVSLALAARDLLEADGVPARVVSMPCLEWFDEQDDAYREQVLPAGVRARVSVEAGIAQGWWKYLGTHGRAVSLEHFGASADYKTLFREFGITPEAVAAAARESLASL; this is translated from the coding sequence GTGACGTCTGACGCGGTCGACACCGCTGCCCCCGCCCCGTTCGACCCCGCCTCGTGGACCGACCTGGACCGGCGCGCCGTCGACACGATCCGGGTGCTGGCGGCCGATGCGGTGCAGAAGGTCGGCAACGGCCACCCGGGCACCGCGATGAGCCTGGCCCCGGCGGCCTACCTGCTCTTCCAGCGCTACCTGCGCCACGACCCCGCCGACGCCGGGTGGCTGGGCCGCGACCGGTTCGTGCTGTCCTGCGGGCACTCGTCGCTGACCCTCTACATCCAGCTGTTCCTGTCCGGCTACGGGCTCGAGCTCGCCGACCTCGAGTCGTTCCGCACCTGGGGCTCGCTCACCCCCGGCCACCCCGAGCTGCACCACACCGTCGGCGTCGAGACCACCACCGGCCCCCTGGGCCAGGGGCTGGCCACCGCGGTCGGCATGGCGATGGGCCAGCGCTACGAGCGCGGCCTGCTCGACCCGGACGCCGCCCCGGGCACCAGCCCGTTCGACCACCACGTGTGGGTCATCGCCTCCGACGGCGACCTCGAGGAGGGCGTCACGTCCGAGGCGTCCTCGCTCGCGGGCACGCAGCGGCTGGGCAACCTCACGGTCGTCTGGGACGACAACCGCATCTCCATCGAGGACGACACCGCCGTCGCCTTCAGCGAGGACGCCGTGGCCCGCTACGCGGCGTACGGCTGGCACGTCCAGACCGTCGAGATGGGCGAGGACGGCACGGTCGACGTGCCGGCGCTCGCCGCGGCGCTCGACGCCGCCCGGGCCGAGACCGAGCGCCCGTCCTTCATCCGGCTGCGCACGGTGATCGGCTGGCCGGCACCCACTCTGCGCAACACCTTCAAGGCGCACGGCAGCGCGCTCGGCGTCGACGAGGTGCGCGCGGTCAAGGAGATCCTCGGCTTCGACCCGGACGCCTCGTTCGTCGTCGAAGACGACGTCCTCGCGCACGCCCGGCAGGTCCGCGAGCGCGGCGCCGCGCGGCGCGCCGCCTGGGACGAGCGCTACGAGGCGTGGCGCGCCGGCGCGCCGGAGCGCGCGGCCCTGCTCGACCGGCTCGTCTCCGGCGCGCTGCCCGACGACCTGCAGCTGCCCGAGTTCCCCGCGGGCAAGGACGTCGCCACCCGCAAGGCCAGCGGCGAGGTGATCCAGGCGATCGCGGCGGCCCTGCCGGAGTTCCTCGGCGGCAGCGCCGACCTGGCCGAGAGCAACAACACCACCATCGAGGGCGCTCCCTCGTTCCTGCCGCCGGGCACCGAGGTGTCGCCGACGTCGCCGTTCGGCAAGAGCCAGTCCCCTTACGGCCGCGTGCTGCACTTCGGCATCCGCGAGCACGCGATGGGCTCGGCGCTGTCCGGCCTGGCGCTGTCGGGCCTGCTGCGCCCGTTCGGCGGCACCTTCCTGGTGTTCAGCGACTACATGCGCGGCGCGGTGCGCCTCGCGTCGCTCATGGGTGTCGGCGTCACCTACGTGTGGACCCACGACTCGATCGGGCTCGGCGAGGACGGGCCCACGCACCAGCCGGTGGAGCACCTCTGGGCGCTGCGGGCGATCCCGGGCCTCTCGGTCGTGCGGCCCGGCGACGCGAACGAGACCTCGGTGGTGTGGGGCGAGATCCTGCGCCGCCGCACCACCACGGGCCTCGCGCTGACCCGCCAGAACCTCCCCACGCTCGACCGCACCGAGCTGGCGCCGGCCGACGGCGCGGCACGTGGCGGCTACGTGCTGGCCGAGGCCTCCGGCGGGACGCCCTCGGTGCTGCTGCTGGCGACCGGGTCGGAGGTCTCGCTGGCGCTGGCCGCGCGCGACCTGCTCGAGGCCGACGGCGTGCCCGCGCGCGTGGTCTCGATGCCCTGCCTCGAGTGGTTCGACGAGCAGGACGACGCCTACCGCGAGCAGGTGCTGCCCGCGGGCGTCCGCGCCCGGGTGTCCGTGGAGGCGGGGATCGCGCAGGGCTGGTGGAAGTACCTCGGCACGCACGGCCGGGCCGTGTCGCTCGAGCACTTCGGGGCCTCGGCCGACTACAAGACCCTCTTCCGCGAGTTCGGCATCACGCCGGAGGCGGTGGCCGCGGCGGCACGGGAGTCCCTCGCCTCGCTGTGA
- a CDS encoding protoheme IX farnesyltransferase, which produces MDIRDGLAPVGPVRTRSRLAAYVSLTKPRIIELLLVTTVPTMFLAAGGVPSLRLVAATLVGGYLAAGGANALNMYVDRDIDGLMARTGHRPLVTGEISPRAGLVFGLTLSVVSVAWFALTTTWLASVLTAAAILLYVVGYTMLLKRRTPQNIVWGGAAGCMQILIGWAAVTGSLSWAPLVLFGVVFFWTPPHYWPLSLRFKDDYAAAGVPMLPVVAPLSRVAREIIGYSWAMVLTSLLLVPAAGTGPVYAVAAVALGGWFLLEAHALLRRVRRGERNVRAMRLFHGSISYLALLFLAVAVDVLVRR; this is translated from the coding sequence ATCGACATCCGCGACGGCCTCGCGCCGGTGGGGCCGGTGCGCACCCGCTCGCGGCTCGCGGCCTACGTGTCGCTCACCAAGCCCCGGATCATCGAGCTGCTGCTCGTCACCACCGTGCCCACCATGTTCCTCGCGGCCGGTGGGGTGCCCTCGCTGCGGCTGGTCGCCGCCACCCTCGTGGGCGGCTACCTGGCCGCCGGCGGCGCCAACGCCCTCAACATGTACGTCGACCGCGACATCGACGGGCTCATGGCCCGCACCGGGCACCGCCCGCTCGTCACGGGGGAGATCAGCCCCCGCGCCGGGCTGGTGTTCGGGCTGACGCTGTCGGTCGTCTCGGTCGCGTGGTTCGCGCTCACCACCACGTGGCTGGCCAGCGTGCTCACCGCGGCCGCGATCCTGCTCTACGTCGTCGGCTACACGATGCTGCTCAAGCGGCGGACCCCGCAGAACATCGTCTGGGGCGGCGCGGCGGGCTGCATGCAGATCCTCATCGGCTGGGCCGCGGTGACCGGGTCGCTCTCGTGGGCGCCGCTCGTGCTCTTCGGAGTCGTGTTCTTCTGGACCCCGCCGCACTACTGGCCGCTGTCGCTGCGGTTCAAGGACGACTACGCCGCCGCGGGCGTGCCGATGCTGCCGGTGGTCGCTCCGCTGTCACGCGTGGCCCGCGAGATCATCGGCTACTCGTGGGCCATGGTGCTCACGTCGCTGCTGCTGGTGCCGGCGGCGGGCACCGGTCCCGTCTACGCCGTGGCCGCGGTGGCGCTGGGCGGCTGGTTCCTCCTCGAGGCGCACGCCCTGCTGCGCCGGGTGCGCCGCGGCGAGCGCAACGTGCGGGCCATGCGCCTGTTCCACGGCTCGATCTCGTACCTCGCGCTGCTGTTCCTCGCCGTCGCCGTCGACGTGCTCGTGCGGCGCTGA